A genomic window from Pagrus major chromosome 23, Pma_NU_1.0 includes:
- the mreg gene encoding melanoregulin produces MGSAFKRFMQFCCCCCCAGDEDDEDEKQPLVPQDPLEYFNREVQKRRDEETNLWSTPGDPSHSEREDDRVLYGLLQARNKTRMGSTGYRRLSVDIEAMRDTRREVRDKWQTILENLGFMAEAESLLTVSAGASHDRMRNAPAARAMLNMLHTETSIFCTKEPPPARYLFILDRLLYLDIADDFVAKAKRFYPPKDDSDEDPTGLGINLPLLLARVEAMNGKGNEDEEENESDRDDGNLSDRS; encoded by the exons ATGGGTTCAGCCTTTAAGAGGTTCATGcagttctgctgctgctgctgctgtgctggtgACGAAGACGATGAAGATGAGAAGCAGCCTTTAGTACC TCAGGATCCGTTGGAGTACTTTAACCGTGAAGTCCAGAAGCGTCGCGATGAGGAGACCAACCTGTGGAGTACGCCAGGAGACCCGAGCCACTCGGAGAGAGAGGACGACCGAGTCCTTTACGGCCTGCTGCAGGCCAGGAACAAGACCCGCATGGGATCCACG GGTTATCGCCGTCTAAGTGTCGACATTGAGGCCATGAGAGACACACGTCGAGAGGTCAGAGACAAATGGCAGACAATCCTGGAGAACTTAG GTTTTATGGCGGAGGCAGAGTCGCTGCTGACAGTGTCTGCAGGAGCCTCACATGACCGCATGCGTAACGCCCCAGCAGCACGTGCCATGCTTAATATGCTCCACACTGAGACTTCCATCTTCTGCACCAAAGAACCACCACCGGCAAGATATCTATTCATCCTG GATCGTCTCCTGTACCTTGATATAGCTGATGATTTTGTGGCAAAGGCAAAGCGCTTCTATCCTCCAAAGGATGACTCTGATGAGGATCCCACAGGCCTTGGCATAAACCTGCCGCTGCTGCTGGCCAGGGTAGAGGCCATGAACGGAAAAGGCaatgaagatgaggaggagaacgAGAGCGATAGAGATGATGGAAACTTGAGTGACAGATCCTAA
- the tcap gene encoding telethonin, whose protein sequence is MPICTVMEKRNGVVVGAELACTVREENKVQRESYSADWHSVKLKTQPQDRQTMNMNDTSRRETLSRQWQARSPTQTCPSGVFRVGTVERGVREHQLLPKRFTLPLPIFVPAELGVRLGRGAPHTEEDLRPFPKPDGACPDKKTVDEITRDLPPVKPTLMEFAKPQALGRSMSLEAQRG, encoded by the exons ATGCCAATCTGTACCGTCATGGAGAAGCGTAACGGTGTGGTGGTTGGAGCCGAGCTGGCCTGCACCGTACGGGAGGAGAACAAGGTTCAGAGGGAGAGCTACAGTGCTGACTGGCATAGTGTCAAACTCAAGACTCAACCTCAGGACAG GCAGACAATGAACATGAATGACACCTCTCGTAGGGAGACTCTGTCCCGGCAGTGGCAGGCCCGTTCACCGACACAGACCTGCCCCTCTGGTGTCTTCAGAGTGGGCACCGTGGAAAGAGGGGTGAGGGAGCACCAGCTGCTGCCAAAGAGATTCACCCTCCCCTTGCCCATCTTCGTCCCTGCAGAACTTGGTGTCAGGCTTGGACGAGGAGCCCCACACACCGAGGAGGACCTGCGGCCCTTCCCCAAACCAGACGGAGCCTGTCCCGACAAGAAGACGGTGGACGAGATCACGAGAGACCTCCCCCCGGTCAAGCCAACCCTCATGGAGTTCGCCAAACCCCAAGCCCTGGGTCGCTCCATGTCCCTGGAGGCCCAGAGagggtga